The following proteins are co-located in the Camelina sativa cultivar DH55 chromosome 12, Cs, whole genome shotgun sequence genome:
- the LOC104732640 gene encoding potassium channel GORK-like, whose amino-acid sequence MVRLKRRQEIIDHEEEEKSNEDISSSRRGSKLSLAETFRWLDSSEHRKIETDGHNDYKYIIHPKNRSYKAWETFILVWAIYSSLFTPMEFGFFRGLPERLFILDIVGQIAFLVDIVLQFFVAYRDTQTYRTVYKPTRIALRYLKSHFLMDFISCFPWDLIYKASGKHELVRYMLWIRLFRVRKVVEFFQRLEKDTRINYLFTRILKLLFVEVYCTHTAACIFYYLATTLPPENEGYTWIGSLKLGDYSYENFREIDLWKRYTTALYFAIVTMATVGYGDIHAVNLREMIFVMIYVSFDMVLGAYLIGNITALIVKGSNTERFRDKMNDLISFMNRKKLGRDLRSQITGHVRLQYDSYYTDTVMLQDIPAAIRAKIAQRLYLPYIKKVPLFNGCSTEFINQIVIRLHEEYFLPGEVITEQGNVVDHLYFVCEGLLEALVTKPDGSEQSVTFLGPHASFGDISIICNISQPFTVRVCELCHLLRLDKQSFSNILDIYFHDGRKILNNLVEENDSNERIKMLESDIVIHIGKQEADLALKLNSAAFQGDFYQLKSLIRSGADPNKTDYDGRSPLHLAACRGYEDITSFLIQEGVDINLKDKFGNTALFEAVKAGQDGVIGLLVKEGASFDIQDSGNFLCTTVSKGDSDFLKRLLLSGMNPNTEDYDHRTPLHVAASEGLYLMAKMLVEAGASISSKDRWGNSPLDEARMCGNKKLIKLLEDGNVTAESSSSQEPQQERFERRKCTVFPFHPREAKEEPSRKHGVMLWIPSDLHKLVVTAVQELGLSDEASFVILSEDEGRITDIDMISNGQKLYLISNTTD is encoded by the exons ATGGTGCGTTTAAAGCGACGGCAAGAGATTATagatcatgaagaagaagagaaatcaaacGAAGACATATCATCATCAAGAAGAGGTAGTAAACTGAGCTTAGCCGAGACGTTTCGGTGGCTTGATTCATCAGAGCATCGCAAGATTGAAACCGATGGTCATAATGATTACAAATACATCATTCATCCCAAAAATAG GTCGTACAAGGCATGGGAAACGTTTATATTGGTGTGGGCAATATACTCCTCTTTGTTCACTCCCATGGAGTTTGGTTTCTTCCGCGGTCTGCCAGAGAGACTCTTTATACTTGATATCGTTGGTCAGATTGCGTTCTTGGTCGATATTGTTCTTCAGTTTTTTGTTGCTTACCGCGATACCCAGACCTACCGAACTGTCTACAAACCAACACGTATTGCTCTCCG GTACCTAAAGTCTCATTTTCTTATGGATTTCATCAGTTGCTTCCCTTGGGATCTTATCTATAAG GCATCAGGAAAACACGAGTTAGTGAGGTACATGTTGTGGATAAGGCTGTTTCGGGTGCGCAAAGTAGTTGAGTTTTTCCAAAGGCTTGAGAAAGACACAAGAATCAACTATCTCTTCACCAGAATCTTAAAGCTCTTGTTCGTTGAAGTTTACTGTACTCACACTGCTGCTTGCATCTTCTATTACTTGGCCACCACTCTTCCTCCAGAAAACGAAGGTTACACTTGGATCGGTAGCCTAAAGCTAGGAGACTATAGCTACGAGAATTTCCGAGAAATCGATCTGTGGAAACGTTATACCACGGCTCTGTACTTCGCCATTGTCACTATGGCTACTGTCG GTTATGGAGACATACACGCGGTGAATCTGCGGGAAATGATATTCGTTATGATATATGTTTCATTCGATATGGTTCTCGGTGCGTACCTTATTGGTAACATCACTGCCTTGATTGTTAAAGGATCAAACACAGAGAGATTCAGAGATAAAATGAATGATCTTATAAGTTTCATGAACCGCAAAAAACTTGGGAGAGACCTTCGTAGCCAAATTACCGGTCACGTGAGATTGCAGTACGACAGTTACTACACCGACACTGTGATGCTTCAGGACATCCCAGCCGCTATCCGCGCCAAG ATTGCGCAACGATTGTACCTGCCTTACATCAAAAAGGTCCCCCTTTTCAACGGATGCTCCACGGAGTTTATTAATCAGATAGTTATAAGGCTACATGAAGAGTATTTTCTTCCAGGAGAAGTAATAACAGAGCAAGGAAACGTTGTTGATCATTTGTATTTCGTCTGTGAAGGCTTATTG GAGGCTCTTGTTACAAAACCAGATGGATCTGAACAGAGTGTGACGTTTCTTGGGCCTCACGCATCTTTTGGAGATATCTCCATCATTTGCAACATCTCTCAACCTTTTACTGTAAGGGTTTGTGAGCTATGTCATCTTTTACGCCTCGACAAACAGTCATTCTCAAACATCCTCGATATTTATTTTCACGATGGACGCAAAATCTTGAACAATCTTGTGGAG GAGAATGATTCAAACGAGAGGATAAAGATGCTAGAATCTGACATTGTGATTCACATTGGGAAACAAGAAGCAGATCTTGCATTGAAACTAAACAGTGCAGCTTTCCAAGGAGATTTCTACCAGCTTAAGAGCTTAATCCGATCTGGAGCCGATCCTAACAAAACAGATTACGATGGAAGATCACCCCtt CATCTTGCAGCATGTAGAGGCTATGAAGACATTACATCGTTTCTTATTCAAGAAGGTGTTGATATCAACCTAAAAG ataagTTCGGGAACACGGCATTGTTCGAGGCTGTAAAAGCAGGACAAGACGGAGTGATTGGTTTACTTGTCAAAGAAGGAGCCTCTTTTGATATACAAGATTCCGGAAACTTCCTTTGCACGACAGTTTCGAAAGGCGACTCTGATTTTCTCAAGAGACTGCTCTTAAGTGGTATGAACCCAAACACTGAAGATTATGATCACAGAACACCACTTCATGTCGCTGCTTCTGAAGGGTTATACTTGATGGCTAAGATGCTAGTTGAAGCGGGAGCTAGCATTAGCTCTAAAGACCG GTGGGGAAACTCTCCGCTTGATGAAGCCCGGATGTGCGGTAACAAGAAACTGATCAAGTTACTCGAAGATGGGAATGTAACCGCTGAGTCGTCAAGCTCTCAAGAACCACAAC AGGAGAGATTTGAAAGACGGAAATGCACGGTGTTTCCTTTCCACCCACGCGAGGCGAAAGAAGAGCCTAGTAGAAAGCATGGAGTCATGCTTTGGATCCCGAGTGATCTCCATAAACTTGTAGTAACCGCTGTGCAAGAGCTCGGGCTATCCGATGAAGCCTCATTTGTTATATTATCAGAAGACGAAGGTCGTATCACGGATATTGATATGATAAGTAATGGACAGAAATTGTATTTGATCAGTAATACTACTGATTAA
- the LOC104732641 gene encoding NADH dehydrogenase [ubiquinone] iron-sulfur protein 1, mitochondrial-like has protein sequence MGLGILASRTIRPASRLLQSQSSNIFLRTIVSKPELQSPESAAVSEPEPPTQILPPRNPIGGARVHFSNPEDAIEVFVDGYAVKVPKGFTVLQACEVAGVDIPRFCYHSRLSIAGNCRMCLVEVEKSPKPVASCAMPALPGMKIKTDTPIAKKAREGVMEFLLMNHPLDCPICDQGGECDLQDQSMAFGSDRGRFTEMKRSVVDKNLGPLVKTVMTRCIQCTRCVRFASEVAGVQDLGMLGRGSGEEIGTYVEKLMTSELSGNVIDICPVGALTSKPFAFKARNWELKATETIDVSDAVGSNIRVDSRGPEVMRIIPRLNEDINEEWISDKTRFCYDGLKRQRLSDPMIRDSDGRFKAVSWRDALAVVGDVIHQVKPDEIVGVAGQLSDAESMMVLKDFVNRMGSDNVWCEGTAVGVDADLRYSYLMNTSISGLENADIFLLVGTQPRVEAAMVNARICKTVRASNAKVGYVGPPAEFNYDCKHLGTGPDTLKEIAEGRHPFCTALKNAKNPAIIVGAGLFNRTDKNAILSSVESIAQANNVVRPDWNGLNFLLLYAAQAAALDLGLIQQSAKALESAKFVYLMGADDVDVDKIPKDAFVVYQGHHGDKAVYRANVILPASAFTEKEGTYENTEGFTQQTVPAVPTVGDARDDWKIVRALSEISGVKLPYNSIEGVRSRIKNVAPNLVNTDEREPAAFGPTLKPECKETMSTTPFQPAVENFYMTNSITRASKIMAQCSAVLLKK, from the exons ATGGGTTTAGGCATCTTAGCTTCTCGAACTATTCGACCAGCTTCTCGTCTTCTTCAATCCCAAAGCTCCAATATCTTCCTCCGCACCATCGTATCCAAACCAGAGCTCCAATCTCCTGAATCCGCCGCTGTCTCTGAGCCTGAGCCGCCGACACAGATTCTCCCTCCTAGGAACCCAATAGGTGGAGCACGCGTCCATTTCTCGAACCCCGAGGATGCGATCGAGGTCTTTGTTGATGGTTACGCGGTCAAAGTCCCAAAAGGATTCACCGTTCTTCAGGCTTGTGAGGTCGCCGGAGTTGATATCCCGAGGTTTTGTTATCATTCTCGTTTGTCGATTGCTGGAAATTGCAGGATGTGTCTTGTTGAGGTCGAGAAATCTCCCAAGCCTGTGGCGTCGTGTGCCATGCCCGCTCTTCCCG GGATGAAGATTAAGACTGATACACCAATAGCAAAGAAGGCGAGGGAGGGAGTGATGGAATTCTTGTTGATGAATCATCCTCTGGATTGCCCTATATGTGACCAGGGAGGAGAGTGTGATCTTCAGGATCAGTCTATGGCTTTTGGATCTGACAGAGGCCGTTTCACTGAGATGAAAAGATCTGTTGTTGATAAAAACCTTGGTCCTCTTGTGAAGACTGTTATGACTCGGTGTATCCAGTGTACAAG GTGTGTACGGTTTGCTTCAGAAGTTGCTGGGGTTCAGGATCTTGGCATGCTAGGTCGTGGTAGTGGAGAAGAAATTGGTACTTATGTTGAAAAGCTTATGACCAGTGAACTCTCTGGAAACGTTATAGACATCTGCCCCGTGGGAGCCTTGACCTCAAAGCCCTTTGCCTTTAAAGCCAGAAACTGGGAGTTGAAAGCAACAGAGACCATTGATGTTAGTGATGCCGTTGGGTCCAACATCCGTGTTGATAGTAGAGGACCAGAAGTGATGCGTATCATTCCACGTCTTAATGAG GATATTAATGAAGAATGGATATCTGACAAAACCCGATTCTGTTATGACGGCCTAAAAAGGCAAAGGCTTAGCGACCCTATGATCCGAGATTCCGATGGAAGATTCAAGGCAGTGAGCTGGCGTGATGCCCTGGCTGTTGTGGGTGATGTCATTCATCAGGTGAAGCCAGATGAGATTGTTGGAGTAGCAGGCCAGCTATCTGATGCAGAATCCATGATGGTATTGAAGGACTTTGTTAATAGAATGGGTTCAGACAATGTCTGGTGTGAAGGAACAGCTGTTGGTGTTGATGCTGATCTTAGGTACAGTTATTTGATGAACACTAGCATCAGTGGACTTGAGAACGCCGATATCTTCCTTCTAGTTGGCACCCAG CCAAGGGTTGAAGCTGCAATGGTGAATGCTAGGATCTGCAAGACAGTCCGTGCATCGAATGCCAAGGTTGGATACGTTGGTCCACCTGCAGAGTTCAACTACGACTGCAAACACCTCGGGACTGGGCCTGATACTCTTAAGGAAATTGCTGAGGGACGGCACCCATTCTGTACGGCTCTCAAGAACGCCAAAAACCCTGCAATCATTGTTGGTGCTGGGCTCTTCAACAGAACTGATAAAAATGCCATCCTCTCTTCTGTTGAATCCATTGCACAAGCCAACAATGTCGTCCGACCAGACTGGAACGGTCTCAACTTTCTCCTTCTGTATGCTGCTCAAGCGGCTGCTCTTGATCTCGGTCTCATTCAACAGTCCGCCAAAGCCCTCGAGTCTGCAAAATTCGTCTACTTGATGGGAGCAGACGATGTAGATGTTGACAAGATTCCTAAAGACGCCTTCGTGGTTTATCAAGGCCACCATGGAGACAAAGCGGTTTACCGTGCAAACGTAATCCTCCCTGCATCGGCCTTCACCGAGAAAGAAGGAACCTATGAAAACACAGAAGGATTTACTCAACAGACTGTTCCCGCTGTTCCAACCGTTGGTGATGCAAGAGATGACTGGAAGATTGTCAGAGCATTGTCAGAGATCTCAGGTGTGAAGCTTCCATACAACTCAATTGAAGGTGTTagatcaagaatcaagaacGTCGCACCAAATCTGGTCAACACAGATGAGCGAGAGCCAGCTGCTTTTGGGCCTACATTGAAGCCTGAGTGCAAGGAGACAATGAGCACAACACCGTTCCAACCCGCGGTTGAGAACTTTTACATGACAAACTCGATCACAAGAGCATCAAAGATCATGGCGCAGTGCAGTGCCGTGCTCTTGAAGAAGTGA